A stretch of DNA from Flavobacteriaceae bacterium MAR_2009_75:
CGATATCGGTACCCCAATGATGTCTGCTCGTACCTGGTATGGTTGAATATTCGATAATCTTATCTATGGCATCTAAGGGTGCTATACGGTCATCATCGGTATAACTTAAATATTTACGCTCCCAAATACTGCGCTGCCGTTCAAAGCTTCGATAACTTGAAACTATTTTAATATCGATACCATCGGCATAAGCGGCTTTTTTCATTTCAACAAAGGCGTCATGCGCTTCTTTTCGAAGATTAATATTCTTTCCGTACAGCTTAATATCGGTCTTACCCATTAACTCTAAAATAGAAAACTCAAAATCTTTTTTACTGGCCCAAAGGGGAATACTGCTAAGTGCCATGCTGCCCAGTGTGGCTCTTTTTATAAAAACTCTACGTTGCATATTACTATCTCTTTCTGGTTTAGTATGGTATAAAGTTAATCAAGTTTCAGTGTGGTCTTACTATCTACTAACGCTCAACAAAAATAATTCTTATTTAATACCTCGAAACTTTCATTAGATGTCCAGTTTAAACGAAATCAAAAGTGTCTTTCTATTATGCTTAAGGGTTTCAGAAGTACACTTATTCCTTTAGATATAGTAATAATACGATTAATGGCTTTTTTATATAAGTAAGAAAATACTTTCATATCATTTTTATTTATCTGTTTGTTCTTACAAATACCAACTTCTGGTTTCTGCTATAATTTGTAGTACTAATTTTAGATATGTTTATTACGAAAACGTTTGAAATATCATTTTGCAACTTGTTGAATATTAAGTTTTAATAGATAAACAACAGGTTGTGCTGGTTATATGTCGAATTTAAGTGAGGTTACAACATTTAGTTAATGGTGTTACAACTCGAGTTTATATTTGTCTTAAATAAAATGTAGTTAATTCCTACAAATAAAATTTATATAATTGAACAGTAGCCACTTGCTAAAATGTAATAAACCTAACGCGATGAAAAACACATTAACTCTACCAGTCGAACCAAAACGAATCTACGCCTTTGTTCTTTTTTTAATGTTGTGCAGTTTTGCCCTTACCGTAGCCTCGGCCCAATCGGTGGGTATTAATACTTTGACACCCGATCCAGCTGCAGCATTAGATATACAATCTACCACAGGAGGCTTGTTAATTCCTAGAATGACCACCGCTGAAGCTAACGCTCTGGTAAACCCACCAGACGGTCTAATGATTTATAATACTGACTTGAACAATTCTATGATGTTTGTTCAGGGTACTCCTTTTGAGTTGTATAATCGAACAATTACTTCAACGGCACCAATTCTATCTGGGCTCGCACCTTCTGTGTGGGTGGGTGTTAACCTCAACCCTATAGTTGAGCTTATAGT
This window harbors:
- a CDS encoding D-alanyl-D-alanine carboxypeptidase-like protein, with amino-acid sequence MQRRVFIKRATLGSMALSSIPLWASKKDFEFSILELMGKTDIKLYGKNINLRKEAHDAFVEMKKAAYADGIDIKIVSSYRSFERQRSIWERKYLSYTDDDRIAPLDAIDKIIEYSTIPGTSRHHWGTDIDIIDGYQNVKGDVLDPNKFGEDQPFGNLKKWMDENAKTYDFHLVYTNVPGRRGFKYEPWHYSYAPISRPMLTEFRKKNIMQLLKDEDFYGNEHFTEGFLTNYIEDNILDINTELL